AACGAAGAAGCGACAATTGGCACCATGCTCAAAACCGGTGGTGTTAACTACGACGAAGTTGAAATTATTAATGTTGGTTGGGCGCTTTCATCGTCGTTAGCTTCAGGTAAGGTCGATGCAATTTGGGGCGGCTTACGTAATTTCGAAACCAACCAATTAGCCCTTGAAGGCTTTAAAGCCAAAGCCTTTTTCCCAGAAGAACATGGGGTCCCAGCTTATGACGAACTAATCTTTGTCGCTAACGCTAATACCTATGATAAAGCTGCGCTTATCGGGTTTAACAAAGCCATCGAGCAAGCCACCATTTATATTGTGAATCATCCGCAAGAATCATGGCATCAGTTTGTGGAGTACGCTCCAGACACGTTAAACAACGAGCTGAACAAACGCGCGTGGAACGATACCTTAACGCGCTTTGCACTGCGTCCATCAGCGGTAGATTTGAAACGTTACGATCAGTATGCCCAATTTATGTATGCGCAAAATATCATTAAAACACTGCCCAAAGCTCAGGACTATGTGCTGGCGATTCAATAAGCCGTTTTACTTTTACTGAACCCTGATGCCAGCGGCATCAGGAAGTCAGCCTAAATAGCGATGGGTTTACGGCGACTTGCGGCTGTCATGGCAACATTTTAGTGCCACATAGTACATTTTAGTACAACTGAGCCAAGGGTATTAACGAACAAAATTAAGCGAGTAGTTATATGAAGCATCAAGATTTAATTAACGCATGCCGCGACGATTGGGCAGCATACACTCAGCATGAGTTTGTGCAGCAATTGGCCCAAGGCACTTTAGCGCAGCCAAGTTACTTGCATTACCTTAAACAAGATTTTTTGTTTCTAAAGCAATACGCCCGTGCTTATGCGCTGGCAATTTACAAAGCACGGACCTTAGCGGATATGCGTAAAGCACTGCCCAGTGTCCATGCATTGCTCGATAGCGAAATAGCGCACCACGTAAATTATTGCGGTAACTGGGGCCTAACCGAAGCAGATCTTGAAGCTGAAGACGAAGACTTTGGTACCGTCGCTTATACCCGTTATGTGTTAGACGCGGGCATGCAAGGCGATCTTGTCGATTTGTACGCAGCCTTAGCGCCTTGTTCTATTGGTTATGCTGAGATTGGTCGTAACCTGATGGCCGACTCATCGACCAATCGCCAAGATAACCCTTTTGACAGCTGGATTGCGCTTTATGGTGGCGACGAATTTCAGCAGGGCGTTGCTTTAGGCACAGCGCATATCGACCAATTACTCGCTGATATTGACATTAATAGTCAACGCGGCCGTGAGCTGGTTAAAGTATTTAGAACCGCGACCAGAATGGAAATTGCCTTTTGGCAGCAGGGGCTTGATGTCCTTGGTAATAAGTAACAGGTCAAGGATTAAGGAATAACAATGGATCAGAATATAAAAACGATTATTGCTGCTTTTGATGCGTTACGCGAGCAAAAGCCGCTGGTGGTTAACAT
The Gammaproteobacteria bacterium genome window above contains:
- a CDS encoding ABC transporter substrate-binding protein — encoded protein: MNKKISFSALALVATMLSGTAGAETKTLTLMLDWFVNPNHGPIVIAQQRGYFKDQGLKVVIQEPADPSMPPKLVAANKVDLAISYQPNLTIDVAAGLPLIRSATLIATPLNTLMVLDNKKINNLSDLKGKKIGIAIAGNEEATIGTMLKTGGVNYDEVEIINVGWALSSSLASGKVDAIWGGLRNFETNQLALEGFKAKAFFPEEHGVPAYDELIFVANANTYDKAALIGFNKAIEQATIYIVNHPQESWHQFVEYAPDTLNNELNKRAWNDTLTRFALRPSAVDLKRYDQYAQFMYAQNIIKTLPKAQDYVLAIQ
- the tenA gene encoding thiaminase II — its product is MKHQDLINACRDDWAAYTQHEFVQQLAQGTLAQPSYLHYLKQDFLFLKQYARAYALAIYKARTLADMRKALPSVHALLDSEIAHHVNYCGNWGLTEADLEAEDEDFGTVAYTRYVLDAGMQGDLVDLYAALAPCSIGYAEIGRNLMADSSTNRQDNPFDSWIALYGGDEFQQGVALGTAHIDQLLADIDINSQRGRELVKVFRTATRMEIAFWQQGLDVLGNK